A genome region from Bacillota bacterium includes the following:
- a CDS encoding ABC transporter ATP-binding protein encodes MDAITVRGLSKYYGPVCGISELEFSVEEGEIFGFIGPNGAGKTTTIRTILGLIRPTAGKVMIFGTPIPAGGGALYRRVGYLPGEVAYYPEMTGQELIDYAAAFHEGVDRSWVRELIERLQFDPSRRIRTYSTGNRKKLGMIQALLQKPDLAIFDEPTSGIDPLIKQEFFRLLSELNRGGMTVFFSTHVLEEIERICDRVGIIRDGRLLRVDSLDKLPGREMKIVTLRLAEGGLPDRLPPRWGRPVPLEGRPGFYRLNIQAPATEIIHELSRLDLEYINITDPGIEDLFMAIYGAEQKGAR; translated from the coding sequence GTGGACGCCATAACCGTGCGTGGTCTATCCAAATACTACGGGCCGGTGTGCGGTATTTCCGAACTCGAATTTTCCGTTGAGGAAGGGGAGATTTTTGGCTTTATCGGACCCAACGGTGCCGGGAAAACTACCACCATCCGGACCATTCTTGGACTGATCCGTCCCACGGCCGGCAAGGTGATGATCTTCGGCACGCCGATACCTGCCGGAGGGGGTGCACTCTACCGGCGGGTGGGATACCTGCCCGGCGAGGTGGCTTATTACCCGGAGATGACCGGGCAGGAGTTGATCGACTACGCCGCCGCTTTCCATGAAGGGGTGGATCGAAGCTGGGTGAGGGAGCTCATCGAACGATTGCAGTTTGACCCCTCGCGCCGCATCCGCACTTATTCAACGGGAAATCGTAAAAAACTGGGGATGATCCAGGCATTGCTGCAGAAGCCTGACCTGGCCATCTTTGACGAGCCCACCAGCGGAATCGATCCGCTGATAAAACAGGAATTTTTCCGGCTTCTCTCCGAATTGAATCGCGGGGGGATGACCGTTTTTTTCTCCACACATGTCCTGGAAGAGATAGAACGTATCTGCGACCGTGTCGGGATCATCAGGGACGGCCGGCTTCTCCGGGTTGACTCCCTCGATAAACTTCCCGGGCGGGAAATGAAAATCGTGACGCTGCGCCTGGCGGAGGGGGGCTTGCCGGATCGGTTGCCTCCTCGATGGGGAAGGCCCGTGCCCCTGGAAGGCCGCCCCGGTTTCTACCGACTGAATATACAGGCCCCGGCCACGGAAATAATTCATGAACTTTCCAGGCTGGATCTTGAATATATCAATATCACCGATCCGGGTATCGAGGATCTGTTCATGGCTATCTACGGAGCTGAACAAAAAGGAGCAAGGTAA